The DNA sequence AAAAGAAAAAAACTACAACTATTCCTTCCGGATTTGCCCTTTACGTCCAGGAGAAAAACCAGTAGAAAAAGCAAAAGTAATTTACCAGTAAAGAACTGAAGACCGGAAAAGGGAGACCGGATACCGGAAAAACACAATATTAAAGCGGAAGATTTCGAAAGGGGACTTCCGCTTTTGTTTTATATTGAATTTTTAATGAGTTTTGTAGAACAACAAATTTTTATAACCATGAAACAGATTGAAAAATTATCAGAAAACGAAAACTACACCGCAGTCAACCTTGGTAGTTTGGATGGGTTAATGGATTATAGTTTGATTCATCCGGTGAGGAAGACTTTGATTGAGGGCAAAGTATTCCTGAAAGATGCAACCGATGCAACAGGGACAGAAATTTCATTTAACATGTTACCACCCCGCACCGAGCAGCCTTATTTCCATATTCACCGGAAAAACGAAGAAACTTACATTATTTTAAAAGGTTTTGGATTTTACCAGGTTGATGAGGATTGCTTCGAAATAAAAGAAGGAAGTGTTATTCGTGTTGCACCAAAAGGGAAAAGGGGCATTCGGAATGAATCGGATGAGACGATGATTTATATGGTCATACAATCAAAAGAAAATTCGTTGGAGGAATACTCTACTGCTGATGGCAAAAGACTTCCTGTTGAACCAAAATGGAGATAGTAATTTATACAAGTCTCGGTTCAAATAAATAAATGCGGCAAGTAATCAACTAAATTCAAAAATAAAAAGGATCAAACTGTTTAAATTCAGTTTAACCCTTTTATTTTGTCGGGGTGGCCAGACTCGAACTGACGACCTCCTGGTCCCAAACCAGGCATACTACCAACTGTACTACACCCCGATTAATTATTCAATACTTCAATCTGCATTATAAAACAAAAAAAGGACAAACTGATCAATCCAGTTTAACCTTTTTGATTTTTGTCGGGGTGGCCAGACTCGAACTGACGACCTCCTGGTCCCAAACCAGGCATACTACCAACTGTACTACACCCCGATAACTAAACTTCAATAAAAAAATGCGGAGAGAGGGGGATTCGAACCCCCGGTACAGAATGACCCGTACGTCGGTTTAGCAAACCGGTGGTTTCAGCCACTCACCCATCTCTCCTTGGTATTGTAACGAAATAAATTCGATTCCAATCTTTCATTTATCAGGCCAAATTCTTTCGTTTTTGACCCCCATTCAGCCTTTGCGAATGTGCGTGCAAATATAGAACTACTTTTTTCTTTAGCAAAACAATTGCAACAAAAAATCAGGTTATTTTTTAATGTTTTTTTGGGCTGTTAAATTAGAAAGGAAAAGGGAAAGCCTAACGAATCAGCCTTATTTTACGGGGGGAATGATTAAAAAGTTATAGACACAAAAAACAGGACTGTTAAGCATTCTGGTAATCAGCCAGATATTACCAACATGTTATTAAAACCCATGTTTTGCTTGGATAATAGGTCAAAGCCTACTATATTTGAATCAACAAAACGTTCTATCACATACGTCAAAAGATATTGTCCGCATTAATTCTACGTTTGGAAAATTCAACATTTACAATTGACCCGAGTAAGCTTTTGACTGCTAAAACAGGCCTAGTAACGCGAAAGCGCGAGTAACATTAGTTACCGTTGGAAGTTTGATCAGTCAGGCACTCAAATCCTATTTATCTGGGATTTTTACAATCGAATTAATGCGGATTTTTTTTGCCCTTTTCCCACCTTCGGCAAACCAAAATAAATGCCGATCATTCCTGAAAGAAACAAGCTTATCCAGCCCAGATAATCGCCATGCCTGACATAAAAGGTAATAGAATTGTTCATCCCGATTCTTGAACTTACCCCATCACAAACGTCAATTTTTGTTTGGACAAGCACATCTCCACGCTGATTAATGCATCCGGAAATACCAGTATTTGCGCTCCTTACAACACTCCTACGCGTTTCAATTGCCCGAATTTTGGAATAGCCAAAATGCTGCCAAACACCCGGGAAATCCTTCCACCAACCATCATTTGTTAGTACGGCAATGTAATTGGCACCATTCATCACCAATTGGCGCACATGTTCACCAAAAACCGATTCGAAGCAGATCACCGAGCCAATCTTTCCCGTACCTGACAAATCAAAAACTTTTGGTTCCTTCCCCGAGGCCAAACTACCATTTATGCCCCCTAAATCAAGCATATAATCAGGAAGAAAAGAAAAGTATTCCCGAAATGGATCTTTTTCGACACCAGCAACCAAAATATTTTTGTGATTGAATTGAACCCTACAGGTCCGATCAATCATTACTGCGGAATTGAAAACATCGAAGAAGTATTTACCATCATCAGATTGCCTGGCCGTATTTGAAATTTGCTCGCCATTTCTGAACTTCCTTTGAGTAATTGCTCCAACTATAAAACTAACATCCGGGAATCGTTTCATAATCTCAGTGAGCGGAAGAAGTGAAGGACTTTGATGAGCAAGAGAATCTTCCAGCAAAGGCGGCCAACTGGTTTCGGGAGCCAGTATTAAATCGGTTGAATCAGTAATCTTCGATTCGGCTAAGGAGATGAGTTTACTAATTTGATCATCGGTACTCATTCCTACAAATTTCTGAGTATATGGATCAATATTAGGCTGCAAAGCAACCACGTTCTGCATGACGCCTTTTTCAGAATAATTGAAATACGAGTACGACGACAAGGCAATAGGGGAAATAATAGCAGAAAGGGCTAATCCAATCGACCTGACAAATTTCCGGTGCGCCTGATCCAACAGATTTCGAACTGCAATAAAAATCAAAATATTGGATAGCAAGATCCAAACCGAACCACCCAAAACACCAGTAAACTCATACCATTGAATTATTTTCACGGTATTGGCAAACCCATTACCAAGAGTCAGCCAAGGCCATGGAAGCAAACCATGATGATTCAGGAACTCGAAGGCAATCCAGAAAACGATCAGTGAAAAATAACCTGAAGTAGCGCCAAATTTCTGGTGAACTTTATTCTTGAGCCACCAAACGCTGGACATGAATAAAGAATTGAGTGAAGTTATAAATAACATCCCCAGAAGAGAAACATACGAAATCCACCAGGTCGAAAAAATATTCCAGATCAGGAATGCAACAAAACCAAACAAAAATGAGGACGATAAATTTTCAGACTTTCTTTGCTTAAACTGCAAGCTATCAACCAGAAGCAAGGGAACAAATGCAAATAACAAAACCCAATCGAGTCCGGGAAATAT is a window from the Aquipluma nitroreducens genome containing:
- a CDS encoding cupin domain-containing protein, translating into MKQIEKLSENENYTAVNLGSLDGLMDYSLIHPVRKTLIEGKVFLKDATDATGTEISFNMLPPRTEQPYFHIHRKNEETYIILKGFGFYQVDEDCFEIKEGSVIRVAPKGKRGIRNESDETMIYMVIQSKENSLEEYSTADGKRLPVEPKWR
- the lnt gene encoding apolipoprotein N-acyltransferase; its protein translation is MRRVQLLFLSAISGILLSFPWIFPGLDWVLLFAFVPLLLVDSLQFKQRKSENLSSSFLFGFVAFLIWNIFSTWWISYVSLLGMLFITSLNSLFMSSVWWLKNKVHQKFGATSGYFSLIVFWIAFEFLNHHGLLPWPWLTLGNGFANTVKIIQWYEFTGVLGGSVWILLSNILIFIAVRNLLDQAHRKFVRSIGLALSAIISPIALSSYSYFNYSEKGVMQNVVALQPNIDPYTQKFVGMSTDDQISKLISLAESKITDSTDLILAPETSWPPLLEDSLAHQSPSLLPLTEIMKRFPDVSFIVGAITQRKFRNGEQISNTARQSDDGKYFFDVFNSAVMIDRTCRVQFNHKNILVAGVEKDPFREYFSFLPDYMLDLGGINGSLASGKEPKVFDLSGTGKIGSVICFESVFGEHVRQLVMNGANYIAVLTNDGWWKDFPGVWQHFGYSKIRAIETRRSVVRSANTGISGCINQRGDVLVQTKIDVCDGVSSRIGMNNSITFYVRHGDYLGWISLFLSGMIGIYFGLPKVGKGQKKSALIRL